Proteins from a genomic interval of Medicago truncatula cultivar Jemalong A17 chromosome 3, MtrunA17r5.0-ANR, whole genome shotgun sequence:
- the LOC120579573 gene encoding disease resistance protein RPP4-like, whose amino-acid sequence MTNLRYLKIYNKSRGNTCNVYFPDGLEWISDKLRYLRWEGYCLEYLPSTFCAEMLIELHLSHSKLKKLWDGVQNLVNLNILWLESSKNLIEIPDLSKATNLHRVYLFQCESLGQLHPSIFSLPDLRYLDLRDCKKIESLKTNIHSKSLRELLLDGCASLTEFSVTSDEMTELTLGGTAIRELSSSIWRNRKLTSLGLSECNKLNIVGNKLTNDHGLGSVTELDLLGCTEINALSLWSILDGIQSLKWLSLHECCNMECLPENIQNHSMLKSLALDDCRKLVSVTELPPSLLSLSAINCTYLDTDSTQRSFLENMVQIFSKYPFHANEHDDFYFSILPGAQVPRKFDFQTIKASITIPPIPKYNLSGFIFCTILSKGFHICNHPLHCVIFENGKEVETCFTFACNYIGTLISDHVLISDHDVNEELWWSTEGIKGCGVLPVYNLEHKSDLDGREIGKLKFSAQYSGGQENYNELQPSAIGGEVISSNNEKEGLTSQLC is encoded by the exons ATGACAAATTTAAGATATcttaaaatctataataaatCTAGAGGAAACACGTGCAATGTGTACTTTCCCGATGGTCTTGAGTGGATTTCTGATAAATTGAGGTATCTTCGATGGGAAGGATACTGTCTTGAGTATTTGCCATCAACCTTTTGTGCTGAAATGCTCATAGAGCTTCACTTGAGTCATAGCAAGCTTAAAAAGCTATGGGATGGAGTTCAG AATCTTGTGAATCTAAACATACTTTGGCTTGAATCCTCCAAAAATCTGATTGAGATCCCAGACTTATCTAAGGCTACAAATCTTCATAGAgtatatctttttcaatgtgaAAGCCTGGGTCAGCTCCATCCTTCCATCTTTTCTCTCCCTGATCTTAGATATCTAGATTTACGAGACTGCAAAAAGATTGAAAGCCTTAAAACcaacattcattcaaaatcTCTTCGTGAACTCTTACTCGATGGTTGTGCATCTCTCACAGAATTTTCGGTGACATCAGATGAAATGACAGAGTTGACCTTAGGTGGCACTGCTATACGTGAATTGTCTTCATCGATTTGGCGTAACAGAAAACTTACTTCGCTTGGCCTATCCGAGTGTAACAAGCTTAACATTGTTGGGAATAAGTTAACAAATGATCATGGACTTGGGTCTGTTACCGAGCTAGACCTTTTAGGGTGCACAGAAATCAATGCATTAAGTCTGTGGTCTATCCTTGATGGCATACAGTCTTTAAAATGGCTCTCATTGCATGAGTGTTGCAACATGGAATGTCTCCCCGAGAACATACAAAACCATTCAATGCTAAAAAGTCTAGCTTTAGATGATTGCAGGAAACTTGTGTCTGTAACAGAGCTTCCGCCATCCCTATTATCTTTGAGTGCCATTAATTGCACTTATCTGGACACAGACTCCACTCAACGGTCATTTCTTGAGAACATGGTACAAATCTTCTCTAAATACCCTTTTCATGCAAATGAACATGATGATTTTTATTTCTCTATCTTGCCAGGAGCACAAGTTCCTCGCAAGTTTGATTTTCAAACAATAAAGGCTTCAATAACCATTCCTCCTATTCCAAAATATAACCTGTCTGGTTTCATATTCTGCACCATTCTTTCTAAGGGCTTCCATATTTGCAATCACCCCCTGCATTGTGTCATCTTTGAAAACGGCAAAGAAGTTGAAACGTGTTTTACTTTTGCTTGCAATTATATTGGGACATTAATTTCAGATCATGTATTAATTTCAGATCATGATGTCAATGAAGAATTGTGGTGGTCAACGGAGGGGATAAAGGGGTGTGGGGTCTTACCTGTATATAACTTAGAACATAAGTCAGATCTGGATGGTAGGGAAATTGGTAAATTAAAATTCAGTGCTCAATATTCTGGTGGGCAGGAAAATTATAATGAGTTACAGCCTTCAGCAATTGGAGGTGAAGTCATAAGCTCCAACAATGAAAAAGAAGGTTTGACATCTCAACTATGTTGA
- the LOC120579309 gene encoding TMV resistance protein N: MSSAFSSIVSSDVVPQKKYDVFLSFRGEDTRRNFTSHLYDALSRKKVETFIDNNELRKGDEISAALIKAIEESHASIVIFSENYASSKWCLNELKKILECKKYMQQIVIPVFYNIDPSHVRKQTGSYKQAFAKHKQDLKHNNDKLKKWKDSLTEAANLVGWDSRNYRSEPDFIKDIVEDVLRKLNIRYPYEIKGLVGIEKNYEQIESMLKIGSNEVRVLGIWGMGGIGKTTLAKTLYAKHFSQFEGRCVLNVMDESNKYGLNVLHNKLLSSLLEEENIHPDASYIEAPFSERRIGRKKVLIVLDGVETLEQIEDLILKIDGLGPGSRVIITTRDKQIFSQLSKCEIYEVKELEKPDSLQLFSLIAFKEKHPKTGYEDLSDSVIAYCKGNPLALKVLGANLSSRGREAWENELKKLQKIPNRKIYDVLKLSYDDLDHCQKAIFLDIACLLNGKDKTFVRDLLEACEFFAISGIEVLLDKALIQLGSILHVKWEVCIIEMHDLLQEMGREIVNQESEDPGKRSRLWKADEISDVFLMY; encoded by the exons ATGAGCAGTGCCTTTTCCTCTATAGTTTCTTCTGATGTGGTGCCTCAGAAAAAATATGACGTTTTTCTTAGCTTTCGAGGTGAGGATACTCGCAGAAACTTCACTAGCCATCTTTATGATGCTTTGAGCCGAAAGAAAGTTGAAACATTTATAGACAACAATGAGCTTCGAAAAGGAGATGAGATCTCGGCAGCACTCATCAAAGCCATTGAGGAGTCACATGCATCTATTGTCATCTTCTCAGAAAACTATGCTTCCTCAAAATGGTGCTTGAATGAGCTCAAAAAGATTCTTGAATGCAAGAAATATATGCAACAGATTGTGATACCAGTTTTTTACAACATAGATCCATCACATGTGAGGAAGCAGACCGGGAGTTACAAGCAAGCCTTTGCAAAACATAAGCAAGATTTGAAGCACAATAATGACAAGTTGAAGAAATGGAAAGATTCTCTCACCGAGGCAGCTAATTTGGTTGGTTGGGACTCTCGAAATTATAG GAGTGAACCAGACTTCATTAAAGACATTGTTGAAGATGTTTTGCGGAAACTGAATATTAGGTACCCATATGAAATTAAGGGGCTTGTTGGAATTGAGAAAAATTACGAACAAATTGAATCAATGCTGAAAATTGGGTCAAATGAAGTCAGAGTACTTGGAATATGGGGCATGGGTGGGATAGGAAAGACCACCCTTGCTAAGACATTATATGCtaaacatttttcccaattcGAAGGTCGTTGCGTCCTCAATGTAATGGATGAATCAAACAAGTATGGACTCAATGTTCTACACAATAAACTTCTGTCTTCATTGTTAGAGGAAGAAAATATTCATCCTGATGCATCCTACATAGAAGCCCCTTTCTCCGAGAGAAGGATTGGGcgtaaaaaagttttaattgttttggatgGTGTAGAAACCTTAGAACAAATAGAAGATCTTATCCTAAAAATTGATGGTCTAGGACCAGGTAGTAGGGTCATTATTACAACTAGAGATAAGCAGATATTTAGTCAGTTGAGTAAATGTGAAATATATGAGGTTAAGGAATTAGAGAAGCCTGATTCTCTTCAGCTATTCAGTTTGATTGCCTTCAAAGAAAAACATCCTAAAACTGGATATGAAGATCTATCAGATAGTGTAATTGCCTATTGCAAAGGTAACCCTCTGGCTTTAAAAGTTTTAGGTGCAAATCTCAGTTCAAGGGGCCGAGAAGCATGGGAAAATGAACTGAAAAAGCTCCAAAAGATTCCCAATCGAAAGATTTATGATGTGTTAAAATTGAGTTATGATGATTTAGATCATTGTCAGAAGGCCATATTTCTAGACATCGCATGCTTGTTGAATGGAAAAGATAAAACTTTTGTAAGAGATCTATTGGAAGCTTGTGAGTTCTTTGCAATAAGTGGGATAGAAGTCCTTCTAGATAAGGCTCTCATTCAACTAGGTTCAATTTTGCATGTCAAATGGGAAGTTTGTATTATAGAAATGCATGATTTGTTACAAGAAATGGGACGGGAAATTGTTAATCAAGAATCTGAAGACCCTGGAAAACGAAGTCGACTGTGGAAAGCTGATGAGATATCTGATGTATTTCTGATGTATTGA